Proteins encoded together in one Temnothorax longispinosus isolate EJ_2023e chromosome 5, Tlon_JGU_v1, whole genome shotgun sequence window:
- the LOC139812973 gene encoding WD repeat, SAM and U-box domain-containing protein 1 isoform X1 produces MTAIGDVQALQTLTVYTSDVNSVDFAGDCVLVTGSGDKRVRVWEWQPGTGYVEAYFSPLMGHKYGVTSVKVSPQSTMLATSSIDGTTLLWNLRTGTKIHTMVQVGGEAVRVCRFSPDSTLLATAGDNGQVCIWDLIHRNLIRCFQKHEGAVQSLSFSPDSSWLITSCTLGVLKLFSTAELIDTCTSSNQDIAELVSIDDAHDMGVVCCDFSTFQEVTCNEPYTKLYQLVSCGNDHDVKLWEVTVSQNKCEAQPSTATVQLCRVMEKHSSALTCVRFSSNGLYIASCGLDKTAVIWETSSGKVVTIISGHNRYIACCAFSRDGSLLATGSNDKSVIAWDLAGNLTIDSELSRNVGTKWFVNDPEKSTMHEHDLMRNVETYANEVRLIQRLEEHNGAVNSVAFHRNNLLASASGDKLVRIWSVETEEEDGEEVIKIQEKPFSPLDAHTYSVNYVEFSPCGSMLASCSLDGTTLVWNTETGEQAKSSFVNSGTGIRVSRWSPDGTKIATAGDDEKTMLWDVETMDQLQQLYSVFEGHADAISAIAFTHDSRYLVTACNEGTWRLFDTLDEKNGSEALMVCDASHDLGVQGCDFSPTPGSLMCSASRDPDVNQQIYLLATCGNDSLVKLWHVIISNDPLPDSDSIRPNTGTRYKEKKSLTGHGGNVMCVRFSPVHGEVLGSVATDRTARIWSVFSGSCLYVLEDHDSLVTSCAFSEDTSLFATGALDKTVLVWKVPQQLVSQSNLMDSLRNKKKRVADWKLYDTLKWLNDIELSRLSRKVLALGLTGRHLLSVSENELISRLEIEDDEEAMEILKKQLYWLKREDCNVMENIDESEIPHEFLCPITHEIMKEPVQCSDGFTYERAAINEWFLCGKYTSPMTNEPLHDTSFTPNFALRNAILTLLHGEGPQ; encoded by the exons ATGACTGCCATAGGCGACGTTCAAGCCTTGCAGACTCTGACAGTTTACACCAGCGATGTAAACAGCGTCGACTTCGCCGGTGATTGCGTTCTGGTAACGGGATCCGG GGACAAACGCGTCCGGGTTTGGGAATGGCAGCCCGGCACTGGCTACGTGGAGGCTTACTTCTCGCCTCTGATGGGGCACAAGTACGGCGTGACCTCGGTCAAGGTCAGCCCCCAATCCACTATGCTGGCCACCTCCAGCATAGACGGTACCACGCTGCTTTGGAACTTGCGT ACGGGGACAAAGATACATACTATGGTGCAAGTAGGCGGCGAAGCGGTGAGAGTCTGCAGATTTTCGCCAGATTCGACGTTACTCGCGACCGCTGGAGATAACGGGCAAGTCTGTATCTGGGATCTGATTCATCGCAATTTAATCAG GTGTTTTCAAAAGCACGAGGGTGCCGTGCAAAGCCTGTCGTTTTCGCCGGACTCGAGCTGGCTGATCACCTCGTGTACGTTGGGTGTCCTAAAGCTGTTCTCCACTGCCGAACTGATCGACACTTGTACCTCTAGCAATCAGGACATCGCCGAACTTGTCTCGATCGATGATGCTCACGACATGGGGGTGGTTTGCTGCGATTTCTCAACTTTCCAAGAAGTCACAT GTAACGAGCCGTACACCAAGCTTTATCAACTGGTCTCGTGCGGCAACGATCACGACGTGAAGTTGTGGGAAGTCACGGTGAGCCAGAATAAGTGCGAGGCCCAACCCTCTACTGCCACTGTACAGCTTTGCAGAGTGATGGAAAAGCACAGCAGTGCCTTAACTTGCGTCCGTTTCAGCAGCAACGGATTATATATTGCCAGCTGTGGCCTCGATAAAACGGCAGTAATTTGGGAAACG AGCTCAGGAAAGGTCGTAACGATAATCTCCGGTCACAATCGATACATAGCTTGCTGCGCTTTTTCACGTGACGGAAGCTTATTAGCGACAG gCTCTAACGACAAATCAGTAATCGCGTGGGACTTGGCGGGAAACTTGACTATTGATTCGGAACTGTCAAGAAATGTTGGAACGAAGTGGTTCGTGAATGATCCTGAAAAG AGCACTATGCATGAACACGATCTAATGAGAAATGTCGAGACGTACGCTAACGAAGTAAGATTGATTCAAAGATTGGAAGAGCACAATGGTGCGGTGAACAGCGTTGCCTTCCACCGAAATAATCTTTTAGCCTCGGCATCAGG TGATAAACTAGTACGCATTTGGAGCGTCGAAACGGAAGAGGAGGATGGGGAGGAGGTGATTAAAATACAGGAAAAACCATTCAGTCCACTCGACGCTCACACCTACAGCGTCAATTATGTGGAATTTAGCCCGTGCGGTTCAATGCTTGCCTCCTGTTCTCTCGATGGGACGACTTTAGTTTGGAACACAGAA aCTGGAGAACAAGCAAAATCATCTTTCGTCAATTCCGGAACAGGCATCCGCGTGAGTCGATGGTCGCCTGACGGCACGAAGATCGCTACCGCTGGTGACGACGAGAAGACAATGTTATGGGACGTGGAAACTATGGATCAGTTGCA gCAACTTTACAGTGTCTTCGAGGGTCACGCCGATGCGATATCGGCCATTGCATTTACGCACGATTCCCGATATTTAGTGACCGCGTGCAATGAGGGCACCTGGCGTCTTTTCGATACTCTAGACGAGAAGAATGGTTCCGAAGCATTGATGGTTTGCGATGCGAGTCACGATCTAGGTGTCCAAGGATGTGACTTTAGCCCTACTCCAGGCTCTCTGATGTGCAGTGCGT CAAGGGACCCGGATGTGAACCAGCAGATATATCTACTGGCAACGTGCGGCAACGATTCGTTGGTTAAGCTGTGGcatgtaattatttcaaaCGATCCATTACCCGATTCGGACAGCATTAGACCGAACACCGGAACGCGTTACAAGGAGAAAAAGTCCTTGACCGGGCATGGTGGAAACGTAATGTGCGTCCGTTTCTCGCCCGTCCACGGAGAAGTTCTAGGTAGTGTCGCGACAGATAGAACAGCTCGTATATGGAGCGTG TTTTCCGGAAGCTGTTTGTACGTCTTGGAGGATCATGATAGTCTTGTTACGTCGTGTGCATTTTCCGAGGACACGTCACTTTTTGCTACAG gtGCATTGGACAAGACTGTCCTGGTTTGGAAGGTGCCTCAGCAACTGGTGTCGCAAAGTAATTTGATGGACAGCTtgagaaacaagaaaaaaagg GTCGCGGATTGGAAACTATATGATACTTTGAAGTGGTTGAACGACATTGAATTATCTAGATTGTCCAGGAAAGTATTAGCTCTGGGATTGACAGGGCGACATTTGTTATCCGTGTCAGAGAATGAACTGATATCCCGGTTAGAAATCGAAGATGACGAAGAG GCGATGGAGATATTGAAGAAGCAATTATATTGGCTGAAGCGTGAAGACTGCAATGTTATGGAGAATATAGACGAATCTGAAATTCCCCATGAATTCTTGTGTCCTATAACGCACGAGATAATGAAAGAACCTGTGCAGTGCTCAg ATGGATTTA
- the LOC139812973 gene encoding WD repeat, SAM and U-box domain-containing protein 1 isoform X4: MGHKYGVTSVKVSPQSTMLATSSIDGTTLLWNLRTGTKIHTMVQVGGEAVRVCRFSPDSTLLATAGDNGQVCIWDLIHRNLIRCFQKHEGAVQSLSFSPDSSWLITSCTLGVLKLFSTAELIDTCTSSNQDIAELVSIDDAHDMGVVCCDFSTFQEVTCNEPYTKLYQLVSCGNDHDVKLWEVTVSQNKCEAQPSTATVQLCRVMEKHSSALTCVRFSSNGLYIASCGLDKTAVIWETSSGKVVTIISGHNRYIACCAFSRDGSLLATGSNDKSVIAWDLAGNLTIDSELSRNVGTKWFVNDPEKSTMHEHDLMRNVETYANEVRLIQRLEEHNGAVNSVAFHRNNLLASASGDKLVRIWSVETEEEDGEEVIKIQEKPFSPLDAHTYSVNYVEFSPCGSMLASCSLDGTTLVWNTETGEQAKSSFVNSGTGIRVSRWSPDGTKIATAGDDEKTMLWDVETMDQLQQLYSVFEGHADAISAIAFTHDSRYLVTACNEGTWRLFDTLDEKNGSEALMVCDASHDLGVQGCDFSPTPGSLMCSASRDPDVNQQIYLLATCGNDSLVKLWHVIISNDPLPDSDSIRPNTGTRYKEKKSLTGHGGNVMCVRFSPVHGEVLGSVATDRTARIWSVFSGSCLYVLEDHDSLVTSCAFSEDTSLFATGALDKTVLVWKVPQQLVSQSNLMDSLRNKKKRVADWKLYDTLKWLNDIELSRLSRKVLALGLTGRHLLSVSENELISRLEIEDDEEAMEILKKQLYWLKREDCNVMENIDESEIPHEFLCPITHEIMKEPVQCSDGFTYERAAINEWFLCGKYTSPMTNEPLHDTSFTPNFALRNAILTLLHGEGPQ, from the exons ATGGGGCACAAGTACGGCGTGACCTCGGTCAAGGTCAGCCCCCAATCCACTATGCTGGCCACCTCCAGCATAGACGGTACCACGCTGCTTTGGAACTTGCGT ACGGGGACAAAGATACATACTATGGTGCAAGTAGGCGGCGAAGCGGTGAGAGTCTGCAGATTTTCGCCAGATTCGACGTTACTCGCGACCGCTGGAGATAACGGGCAAGTCTGTATCTGGGATCTGATTCATCGCAATTTAATCAG GTGTTTTCAAAAGCACGAGGGTGCCGTGCAAAGCCTGTCGTTTTCGCCGGACTCGAGCTGGCTGATCACCTCGTGTACGTTGGGTGTCCTAAAGCTGTTCTCCACTGCCGAACTGATCGACACTTGTACCTCTAGCAATCAGGACATCGCCGAACTTGTCTCGATCGATGATGCTCACGACATGGGGGTGGTTTGCTGCGATTTCTCAACTTTCCAAGAAGTCACAT GTAACGAGCCGTACACCAAGCTTTATCAACTGGTCTCGTGCGGCAACGATCACGACGTGAAGTTGTGGGAAGTCACGGTGAGCCAGAATAAGTGCGAGGCCCAACCCTCTACTGCCACTGTACAGCTTTGCAGAGTGATGGAAAAGCACAGCAGTGCCTTAACTTGCGTCCGTTTCAGCAGCAACGGATTATATATTGCCAGCTGTGGCCTCGATAAAACGGCAGTAATTTGGGAAACG AGCTCAGGAAAGGTCGTAACGATAATCTCCGGTCACAATCGATACATAGCTTGCTGCGCTTTTTCACGTGACGGAAGCTTATTAGCGACAG gCTCTAACGACAAATCAGTAATCGCGTGGGACTTGGCGGGAAACTTGACTATTGATTCGGAACTGTCAAGAAATGTTGGAACGAAGTGGTTCGTGAATGATCCTGAAAAG AGCACTATGCATGAACACGATCTAATGAGAAATGTCGAGACGTACGCTAACGAAGTAAGATTGATTCAAAGATTGGAAGAGCACAATGGTGCGGTGAACAGCGTTGCCTTCCACCGAAATAATCTTTTAGCCTCGGCATCAGG TGATAAACTAGTACGCATTTGGAGCGTCGAAACGGAAGAGGAGGATGGGGAGGAGGTGATTAAAATACAGGAAAAACCATTCAGTCCACTCGACGCTCACACCTACAGCGTCAATTATGTGGAATTTAGCCCGTGCGGTTCAATGCTTGCCTCCTGTTCTCTCGATGGGACGACTTTAGTTTGGAACACAGAA aCTGGAGAACAAGCAAAATCATCTTTCGTCAATTCCGGAACAGGCATCCGCGTGAGTCGATGGTCGCCTGACGGCACGAAGATCGCTACCGCTGGTGACGACGAGAAGACAATGTTATGGGACGTGGAAACTATGGATCAGTTGCA gCAACTTTACAGTGTCTTCGAGGGTCACGCCGATGCGATATCGGCCATTGCATTTACGCACGATTCCCGATATTTAGTGACCGCGTGCAATGAGGGCACCTGGCGTCTTTTCGATACTCTAGACGAGAAGAATGGTTCCGAAGCATTGATGGTTTGCGATGCGAGTCACGATCTAGGTGTCCAAGGATGTGACTTTAGCCCTACTCCAGGCTCTCTGATGTGCAGTGCGT CAAGGGACCCGGATGTGAACCAGCAGATATATCTACTGGCAACGTGCGGCAACGATTCGTTGGTTAAGCTGTGGcatgtaattatttcaaaCGATCCATTACCCGATTCGGACAGCATTAGACCGAACACCGGAACGCGTTACAAGGAGAAAAAGTCCTTGACCGGGCATGGTGGAAACGTAATGTGCGTCCGTTTCTCGCCCGTCCACGGAGAAGTTCTAGGTAGTGTCGCGACAGATAGAACAGCTCGTATATGGAGCGTG TTTTCCGGAAGCTGTTTGTACGTCTTGGAGGATCATGATAGTCTTGTTACGTCGTGTGCATTTTCCGAGGACACGTCACTTTTTGCTACAG gtGCATTGGACAAGACTGTCCTGGTTTGGAAGGTGCCTCAGCAACTGGTGTCGCAAAGTAATTTGATGGACAGCTtgagaaacaagaaaaaaagg GTCGCGGATTGGAAACTATATGATACTTTGAAGTGGTTGAACGACATTGAATTATCTAGATTGTCCAGGAAAGTATTAGCTCTGGGATTGACAGGGCGACATTTGTTATCCGTGTCAGAGAATGAACTGATATCCCGGTTAGAAATCGAAGATGACGAAGAG GCGATGGAGATATTGAAGAAGCAATTATATTGGCTGAAGCGTGAAGACTGCAATGTTATGGAGAATATAGACGAATCTGAAATTCCCCATGAATTCTTGTGTCCTATAACGCACGAGATAATGAAAGAACCTGTGCAGTGCTCAg ATGGATTTA
- the LOC139812973 gene encoding WD repeat, SAM and U-box domain-containing protein 1 isoform X3 gives MTAIGDVQALQTLTVYTSDVNSVDFAGDCVLVTGSGDKRVRVWEWQPGTGYVEAYFSPLMGHKYGVTSVKVSPQSTMLATSSIDGTTLLWNLRTGTKIHTMVQVGGEAVRVCRFSPDSTLLATAGDNGQVCIWDLIHRNLIRCFQKHEGAVQSLSFSPDSSWLITSCTLGVLKLFSTAELIDTCTSSNQDIAELVSIDDAHDMGVVCCDFSTFQEVTCNEPYTKLYQLVSCGNDHDVKLWEVTVSQNKCEAQPSTATVQLCRVMEKHSSALTCVRFSSNGLYIASCGLDKTAVIWETSSGKVVTIISGHNRYIACCAFSRDGSLLATGSNDKSVIAWDLAGNLTIDSELSRNVGTKWFVNDPEKSTMHEHDLMRNVETYANEVRLIQRLEEHNGAVNSVAFHRNNLLASASGDKLVRIWSVETEEEDGEEVIKIQEKPFSPLDAHTYSVNYVEFSPCGSMLASCSLDGTTLVWNTETGEQAKSSFVNSGTGIRVSRWSPDGTKIATAGDDEKTMLWDVETMDQLHVFEGHADAISAIAFTHDSRYLVTACNEGTWRLFDTLDEKNGSEALMVCDASHDLGVQGCDFSPTPGSLMCSASRDPDVNQQIYLLATCGNDSLVKLWHVIISNDPLPDSDSIRPNTGTRYKEKKSLTGHGGNVMCVRFSPVHGEVLGSVATDRTARIWSVFSGSCLYVLEDHDSLVTSCAFSEDTSLFATGALDKTVLVWKVPQQLVSQSNLMDSLRNKKKRVADWKLYDTLKWLNDIELSRLSRKVLALGLTGRHLLSVSENELISRLEIEDDEEAMEILKKQLYWLKREDCNVMENIDESEIPHEFLCPITHEIMKEPVQCSDGFTYERAAINEWFLCGKYTSPMTNEPLHDTSFTPNFALRNAILTLLHGEGPQ, from the exons ATGACTGCCATAGGCGACGTTCAAGCCTTGCAGACTCTGACAGTTTACACCAGCGATGTAAACAGCGTCGACTTCGCCGGTGATTGCGTTCTGGTAACGGGATCCGG GGACAAACGCGTCCGGGTTTGGGAATGGCAGCCCGGCACTGGCTACGTGGAGGCTTACTTCTCGCCTCTGATGGGGCACAAGTACGGCGTGACCTCGGTCAAGGTCAGCCCCCAATCCACTATGCTGGCCACCTCCAGCATAGACGGTACCACGCTGCTTTGGAACTTGCGT ACGGGGACAAAGATACATACTATGGTGCAAGTAGGCGGCGAAGCGGTGAGAGTCTGCAGATTTTCGCCAGATTCGACGTTACTCGCGACCGCTGGAGATAACGGGCAAGTCTGTATCTGGGATCTGATTCATCGCAATTTAATCAG GTGTTTTCAAAAGCACGAGGGTGCCGTGCAAAGCCTGTCGTTTTCGCCGGACTCGAGCTGGCTGATCACCTCGTGTACGTTGGGTGTCCTAAAGCTGTTCTCCACTGCCGAACTGATCGACACTTGTACCTCTAGCAATCAGGACATCGCCGAACTTGTCTCGATCGATGATGCTCACGACATGGGGGTGGTTTGCTGCGATTTCTCAACTTTCCAAGAAGTCACAT GTAACGAGCCGTACACCAAGCTTTATCAACTGGTCTCGTGCGGCAACGATCACGACGTGAAGTTGTGGGAAGTCACGGTGAGCCAGAATAAGTGCGAGGCCCAACCCTCTACTGCCACTGTACAGCTTTGCAGAGTGATGGAAAAGCACAGCAGTGCCTTAACTTGCGTCCGTTTCAGCAGCAACGGATTATATATTGCCAGCTGTGGCCTCGATAAAACGGCAGTAATTTGGGAAACG AGCTCAGGAAAGGTCGTAACGATAATCTCCGGTCACAATCGATACATAGCTTGCTGCGCTTTTTCACGTGACGGAAGCTTATTAGCGACAG gCTCTAACGACAAATCAGTAATCGCGTGGGACTTGGCGGGAAACTTGACTATTGATTCGGAACTGTCAAGAAATGTTGGAACGAAGTGGTTCGTGAATGATCCTGAAAAG AGCACTATGCATGAACACGATCTAATGAGAAATGTCGAGACGTACGCTAACGAAGTAAGATTGATTCAAAGATTGGAAGAGCACAATGGTGCGGTGAACAGCGTTGCCTTCCACCGAAATAATCTTTTAGCCTCGGCATCAGG TGATAAACTAGTACGCATTTGGAGCGTCGAAACGGAAGAGGAGGATGGGGAGGAGGTGATTAAAATACAGGAAAAACCATTCAGTCCACTCGACGCTCACACCTACAGCGTCAATTATGTGGAATTTAGCCCGTGCGGTTCAATGCTTGCCTCCTGTTCTCTCGATGGGACGACTTTAGTTTGGAACACAGAA aCTGGAGAACAAGCAAAATCATCTTTCGTCAATTCCGGAACAGGCATCCGCGTGAGTCGATGGTCGCCTGACGGCACGAAGATCGCTACCGCTGGTGACGACGAGAAGACAATGTTATGGGACGTGGAAACTATGGATCAGTTGCA TGTCTTCGAGGGTCACGCCGATGCGATATCGGCCATTGCATTTACGCACGATTCCCGATATTTAGTGACCGCGTGCAATGAGGGCACCTGGCGTCTTTTCGATACTCTAGACGAGAAGAATGGTTCCGAAGCATTGATGGTTTGCGATGCGAGTCACGATCTAGGTGTCCAAGGATGTGACTTTAGCCCTACTCCAGGCTCTCTGATGTGCAGTGCGT CAAGGGACCCGGATGTGAACCAGCAGATATATCTACTGGCAACGTGCGGCAACGATTCGTTGGTTAAGCTGTGGcatgtaattatttcaaaCGATCCATTACCCGATTCGGACAGCATTAGACCGAACACCGGAACGCGTTACAAGGAGAAAAAGTCCTTGACCGGGCATGGTGGAAACGTAATGTGCGTCCGTTTCTCGCCCGTCCACGGAGAAGTTCTAGGTAGTGTCGCGACAGATAGAACAGCTCGTATATGGAGCGTG TTTTCCGGAAGCTGTTTGTACGTCTTGGAGGATCATGATAGTCTTGTTACGTCGTGTGCATTTTCCGAGGACACGTCACTTTTTGCTACAG gtGCATTGGACAAGACTGTCCTGGTTTGGAAGGTGCCTCAGCAACTGGTGTCGCAAAGTAATTTGATGGACAGCTtgagaaacaagaaaaaaagg GTCGCGGATTGGAAACTATATGATACTTTGAAGTGGTTGAACGACATTGAATTATCTAGATTGTCCAGGAAAGTATTAGCTCTGGGATTGACAGGGCGACATTTGTTATCCGTGTCAGAGAATGAACTGATATCCCGGTTAGAAATCGAAGATGACGAAGAG GCGATGGAGATATTGAAGAAGCAATTATATTGGCTGAAGCGTGAAGACTGCAATGTTATGGAGAATATAGACGAATCTGAAATTCCCCATGAATTCTTGTGTCCTATAACGCACGAGATAATGAAAGAACCTGTGCAGTGCTCAg ATGGATTTA
- the LOC139812973 gene encoding WD repeat, SAM and U-box domain-containing protein 1 isoform X2: MTAIGDVQALQTLTVYTSDVNSVDFAGDCVLVTGSGDKRVRVWEWQPGTGYVEAYFSPLMGHKYGVTSVKVSPQSTMLATSSIDGTTLLWNLRTGTKIHTMVQVGGEAVRVCRFSPDSTLLATAGDNGQVCIWDLIHRNLIRCFQKHEGAVQSLSFSPDSSWLITSCTLGVLKLFSTAELIDTCTSSNQDIAELVSIDDAHDMGVVCCDFSTFQEVTCNEPYTKLYQLVSCGNDHDVKLWEVTVSQNKCEAQPSTATVQLCRVMEKHSSALTCVRFSSNGLYIASCGLDKTAVIWETSSGKVVTIISGHNRYIACCAFSRDGSLLATGSNDKSVIAWDLAGNLTIDSELSRNVGTKWFVNDPEKSTMHEHDLMRNVETYANEVRLIQRLEEHNGAVNSVAFHRNNLLASASGDKLVRIWSVETEEEDGEEVIKIQEKPFSPLDAHTYSVNYVEFSPCGSMLASCSLDGTTLVWNTETGEQAKSSFVNSGTGIRVSRWSPDGTKIATAGDDEKTMLWDVETMDQLQQLYSVFEGHADAISAIAFTHDSRYLVTACNEGTWRLFDTLDEKNGSEALMVCDASHDLGVQGCDFSPTPGSLMCTRDPDVNQQIYLLATCGNDSLVKLWHVIISNDPLPDSDSIRPNTGTRYKEKKSLTGHGGNVMCVRFSPVHGEVLGSVATDRTARIWSVFSGSCLYVLEDHDSLVTSCAFSEDTSLFATGALDKTVLVWKVPQQLVSQSNLMDSLRNKKKRVADWKLYDTLKWLNDIELSRLSRKVLALGLTGRHLLSVSENELISRLEIEDDEEAMEILKKQLYWLKREDCNVMENIDESEIPHEFLCPITHEIMKEPVQCSDGFTYERAAINEWFLCGKYTSPMTNEPLHDTSFTPNFALRNAILTLLHGEGPQ; the protein is encoded by the exons ATGACTGCCATAGGCGACGTTCAAGCCTTGCAGACTCTGACAGTTTACACCAGCGATGTAAACAGCGTCGACTTCGCCGGTGATTGCGTTCTGGTAACGGGATCCGG GGACAAACGCGTCCGGGTTTGGGAATGGCAGCCCGGCACTGGCTACGTGGAGGCTTACTTCTCGCCTCTGATGGGGCACAAGTACGGCGTGACCTCGGTCAAGGTCAGCCCCCAATCCACTATGCTGGCCACCTCCAGCATAGACGGTACCACGCTGCTTTGGAACTTGCGT ACGGGGACAAAGATACATACTATGGTGCAAGTAGGCGGCGAAGCGGTGAGAGTCTGCAGATTTTCGCCAGATTCGACGTTACTCGCGACCGCTGGAGATAACGGGCAAGTCTGTATCTGGGATCTGATTCATCGCAATTTAATCAG GTGTTTTCAAAAGCACGAGGGTGCCGTGCAAAGCCTGTCGTTTTCGCCGGACTCGAGCTGGCTGATCACCTCGTGTACGTTGGGTGTCCTAAAGCTGTTCTCCACTGCCGAACTGATCGACACTTGTACCTCTAGCAATCAGGACATCGCCGAACTTGTCTCGATCGATGATGCTCACGACATGGGGGTGGTTTGCTGCGATTTCTCAACTTTCCAAGAAGTCACAT GTAACGAGCCGTACACCAAGCTTTATCAACTGGTCTCGTGCGGCAACGATCACGACGTGAAGTTGTGGGAAGTCACGGTGAGCCAGAATAAGTGCGAGGCCCAACCCTCTACTGCCACTGTACAGCTTTGCAGAGTGATGGAAAAGCACAGCAGTGCCTTAACTTGCGTCCGTTTCAGCAGCAACGGATTATATATTGCCAGCTGTGGCCTCGATAAAACGGCAGTAATTTGGGAAACG AGCTCAGGAAAGGTCGTAACGATAATCTCCGGTCACAATCGATACATAGCTTGCTGCGCTTTTTCACGTGACGGAAGCTTATTAGCGACAG gCTCTAACGACAAATCAGTAATCGCGTGGGACTTGGCGGGAAACTTGACTATTGATTCGGAACTGTCAAGAAATGTTGGAACGAAGTGGTTCGTGAATGATCCTGAAAAG AGCACTATGCATGAACACGATCTAATGAGAAATGTCGAGACGTACGCTAACGAAGTAAGATTGATTCAAAGATTGGAAGAGCACAATGGTGCGGTGAACAGCGTTGCCTTCCACCGAAATAATCTTTTAGCCTCGGCATCAGG TGATAAACTAGTACGCATTTGGAGCGTCGAAACGGAAGAGGAGGATGGGGAGGAGGTGATTAAAATACAGGAAAAACCATTCAGTCCACTCGACGCTCACACCTACAGCGTCAATTATGTGGAATTTAGCCCGTGCGGTTCAATGCTTGCCTCCTGTTCTCTCGATGGGACGACTTTAGTTTGGAACACAGAA aCTGGAGAACAAGCAAAATCATCTTTCGTCAATTCCGGAACAGGCATCCGCGTGAGTCGATGGTCGCCTGACGGCACGAAGATCGCTACCGCTGGTGACGACGAGAAGACAATGTTATGGGACGTGGAAACTATGGATCAGTTGCA gCAACTTTACAGTGTCTTCGAGGGTCACGCCGATGCGATATCGGCCATTGCATTTACGCACGATTCCCGATATTTAGTGACCGCGTGCAATGAGGGCACCTGGCGTCTTTTCGATACTCTAGACGAGAAGAATGGTTCCGAAGCATTGATGGTTTGCGATGCGAGTCACGATCTAGGTGTCCAAGGATGTGACTTTAGCCCTACTCCAGGCTCTCTGATGTGCA CAAGGGACCCGGATGTGAACCAGCAGATATATCTACTGGCAACGTGCGGCAACGATTCGTTGGTTAAGCTGTGGcatgtaattatttcaaaCGATCCATTACCCGATTCGGACAGCATTAGACCGAACACCGGAACGCGTTACAAGGAGAAAAAGTCCTTGACCGGGCATGGTGGAAACGTAATGTGCGTCCGTTTCTCGCCCGTCCACGGAGAAGTTCTAGGTAGTGTCGCGACAGATAGAACAGCTCGTATATGGAGCGTG TTTTCCGGAAGCTGTTTGTACGTCTTGGAGGATCATGATAGTCTTGTTACGTCGTGTGCATTTTCCGAGGACACGTCACTTTTTGCTACAG gtGCATTGGACAAGACTGTCCTGGTTTGGAAGGTGCCTCAGCAACTGGTGTCGCAAAGTAATTTGATGGACAGCTtgagaaacaagaaaaaaagg GTCGCGGATTGGAAACTATATGATACTTTGAAGTGGTTGAACGACATTGAATTATCTAGATTGTCCAGGAAAGTATTAGCTCTGGGATTGACAGGGCGACATTTGTTATCCGTGTCAGAGAATGAACTGATATCCCGGTTAGAAATCGAAGATGACGAAGAG GCGATGGAGATATTGAAGAAGCAATTATATTGGCTGAAGCGTGAAGACTGCAATGTTATGGAGAATATAGACGAATCTGAAATTCCCCATGAATTCTTGTGTCCTATAACGCACGAGATAATGAAAGAACCTGTGCAGTGCTCAg ATGGATTTA